A part of Desulfobacter sp. genomic DNA contains:
- a CDS encoding uracil-xanthine permease, translating to MSQNSPSSTDYNFQVKDCFLGAQMLFVAFGALVLVPLLTGLNPNVALFTAGLGTIVFQIVTRGKVPVFLASSFAFIAPIIYGVKTWGIPGTMCGLAAAGVVYILLSLLVRWQGSDIIKRVLPPVVTGPVIMVIGLILAPVAVHMTMGKTGDGAIVLFPQAKAMTVGLSALATTILVSILGKGILRLIPILCGIAVGYVLALCFGFVDFAPVGNAAWFAVPDFVLPEWNLEAIFYVVPIAIAPAIEHFGDVVAISGVTGKDYLKDPGVQNTMLGDGLATSLASFLGGPPNTTYSEVTGAVALTKMFNPAIMTWAAIAAMLLAFVGKLGALLQTIPAPVMGGIMLLLFGAIMVVGLNTLVKSGDDLMEARNLAIVALILIFGIGGMSFSAGQFQLQGIGLAGILGVTLNLVLPKSRE from the coding sequence ATGTCGCAGAATTCCCCCTCGTCAACCGACTACAACTTCCAGGTGAAAGACTGTTTCCTGGGTGCCCAGATGCTCTTTGTGGCCTTCGGCGCCCTTGTTCTGGTTCCCCTGCTCACCGGGCTCAACCCCAACGTGGCCCTGTTCACAGCCGGTCTTGGCACCATTGTCTTCCAGATCGTTACCCGGGGCAAGGTGCCGGTATTTTTGGCCTCATCCTTTGCCTTTATCGCCCCCATCATCTACGGGGTGAAGACCTGGGGCATTCCCGGCACCATGTGCGGCCTGGCCGCCGCCGGCGTGGTGTATATCCTTTTAAGCCTTCTGGTCAGATGGCAGGGCAGCGACATTATCAAACGGGTCCTCCCGCCGGTGGTCACAGGGCCGGTCATCATGGTTATCGGGCTGATTCTGGCCCCGGTGGCCGTCCATATGACCATGGGAAAAACCGGAGACGGGGCCATTGTGCTTTTCCCCCAGGCCAAGGCAATGACCGTGGGACTCTCCGCCCTTGCCACCACCATCCTGGTCTCCATTCTGGGCAAAGGCATTTTAAGGCTCATTCCCATCCTCTGCGGCATCGCAGTGGGATATGTGCTTGCCCTGTGCTTCGGATTTGTTGATTTTGCTCCGGTGGGGAACGCCGCCTGGTTTGCCGTGCCGGATTTTGTCCTTCCCGAGTGGAACCTGGAGGCCATCTTTTACGTGGTGCCCATTGCCATTGCACCGGCCATTGAGCATTTCGGCGATGTGGTGGCCATATCGGGGGTAACCGGCAAAGATTACCTCAAGGACCCCGGGGTTCAGAACACCATGCTGGGAGACGGCCTGGCCACCTCCCTGGCCTCCTTTTTGGGCGGTCCCCCGAACACCACTTACTCGGAGGTTACCGGCGCCGTTGCCCTGACCAAGATGTTCAACCCGGCCATCATGACCTGGGCGGCCATTGCTGCCATGCTCCTGGCTTTTGTCGGAAAGCTCGGTGCGCTGCTGCAAACCATCCCGGCACCGGTCATGGGCGGCATCATGCTGCTGCTTTTCGGTGCCATCATGGTGGTGGGCCTGAACACCCTGGTCAAATCCGGGGATGACCTCATGGAAGCCCGGAACCTTGCCATCGTTGCCCTGATCCTGATCTTCGGCATCGGCGGCATGAGTTTTTCCGCCGGCCAGTTCCAGCTCCAGGGCATCGGCCTTGCCGGCATCCTTGGCGTCACCCTGAACCTGGTGCTGCCAAAATCAAGGGAATAA
- a CDS encoding AraC family transcriptional regulator: protein MKPKTDVIYHRDPALPGIDICRAVNSRHRFPLHYHDDLYIISLVTSGTCYCLGEGQSEAVAGPGGITLLNPGQIHSGIPVNNGRIGYTNCYLSLPAMASLARGMGPAGSAAPEFTASVLRNPIVTALLQHLFATLLTSRDPLEKEALLVSACHFILSRYGRNNGNDRGNRLRHQPVIQARELLSGRLDQKLTLAEVAQNVGLSRYHFLRTFKRETGISPHLYRTLKRLEAAKGLLTGGMPPAQVALETGFTDQSHFSNTFRRYLGATPKQYLAQH from the coding sequence ATGAAGCCTAAAACAGATGTCATATACCACCGCGATCCGGCCCTGCCCGGCATTGACATCTGCCGTGCCGTCAACAGCCGCCACAGGTTTCCCCTCCATTACCACGACGATCTGTACATTATCAGCCTGGTTACTTCAGGAACCTGTTATTGCTTGGGCGAAGGCCAGAGCGAGGCAGTGGCCGGCCCCGGCGGAATCACCCTGCTCAACCCCGGCCAGATTCACTCAGGCATTCCCGTGAACAACGGACGGATAGGATACACCAATTGTTATCTTTCCCTCCCTGCCATGGCCTCCCTTGCCAGGGGGATGGGGCCTGCCGGCAGCGCCGCACCGGAGTTCACGGCATCGGTGCTCAGGAATCCCATTGTCACCGCATTGCTTCAACACCTCTTCGCCACCCTCCTTACCAGCCGGGACCCCCTTGAAAAAGAAGCCCTGCTGGTATCGGCATGTCACTTTATACTTTCCAGATACGGACGGAATAACGGGAACGACAGGGGAAACCGCCTGAGACACCAGCCTGTCATCCAGGCCCGGGAATTGCTTTCCGGCCGGCTGGACCAAAAGCTCACCCTGGCAGAAGTGGCCCAAAACGTGGGCCTGAGCCGGTACCATTTTTTACGGACATTCAAACGGGAAACCGGCATCTCCCCCCACCTTTACCGCACCCTCAAACGACTGGAAGCGGCCAAAGGCCTGCTGACGGGCGGCATGCCCCCTGCCCAGGTCGCGCTGGAAACAGGTTTCACCGACCAAAGCCATTTTTCAAACACCTTCCGCCGTTACCTCGGCGCCACCCCAAAGCAATACCTGGCACAACATTAA
- a CDS encoding DMT family transporter: MENTIKNTSPQKAMATAELLPYFALTATVVFWGASFPASRVAVQLLHPQAVMFCRMVIACLIMAPFMHRLKPATLDRRDLKQIIPMVLFQPCLYFLLESNALKLTTSSQAGVISASVPVLVALGAWVFFSEKINGKIILGLTTSVAGVTVLTLCGNSGLSGEDPILGNSMEFAAMVCAAGNMLLVKGLSRKYSPWTLTAMQFATGLVFFSPGIRHIIDTPQVMCRPDLIGALILLGVFASVGAFGLYNWSISRMPATRASVFINLVPAVAVFLGWTLLGETLGPGQIAGALIVGAGVCISQKA, from the coding sequence ATGGAAAACACAATAAAAAATACTTCACCCCAAAAGGCCATGGCAACGGCCGAACTGCTCCCATATTTTGCACTTACGGCCACGGTTGTATTCTGGGGGGCATCCTTTCCGGCCAGCCGGGTTGCCGTACAGCTGCTTCATCCCCAGGCCGTGATGTTCTGCCGAATGGTCATTGCCTGCCTGATCATGGCGCCTTTTATGCACCGGTTAAAGCCCGCCACCCTGGACCGCCGGGACCTGAAACAGATAATTCCCATGGTCCTGTTTCAGCCCTGCCTCTATTTTCTCCTTGAGTCAAATGCCCTGAAACTGACCACATCATCCCAGGCCGGGGTCATCTCTGCCTCGGTTCCGGTTCTGGTGGCCCTGGGCGCATGGGTCTTTTTCTCTGAAAAAATCAACGGAAAAATTATTCTGGGGCTGACGACCTCAGTGGCCGGGGTGACGGTCCTCACCCTGTGCGGAAATTCAGGGCTGTCCGGCGAAGACCCCATACTCGGAAACAGCATGGAATTTGCCGCCATGGTCTGCGCGGCAGGCAATATGCTCCTGGTCAAAGGCTTGAGCCGAAAATACAGCCCTTGGACCCTCACGGCCATGCAGTTTGCTACAGGCCTGGTCTTTTTTTCCCCCGGCATACGCCACATCATTGATACCCCCCAGGTCATGTGTCGCCCGGATCTGATCGGTGCACTGATACTGCTCGGCGTATTTGCCTCCGTCGGGGCATTCGGGCTATACAACTGGTCCATCTCCCGCATGCCGGCCACCCGGGCTTCGGTATTTATCAACCTGGTCCCTGCCGTGGCCGTATTCCTGGGATGGACCCTGCTGGGAGAAACCCTGGGGCCCGGTCAGATTGCCGGCGCTCTGATCGTGGGTGCCGGTGTCTGTATCAGCCAGAAGGCGTAA
- a CDS encoding NAD(P)-dependent oxidoreductase, which produces MSEKTIGFIGLGVMGHSMAGHLLDAGYKMQVYTRTKKKAEALVARGAVWADSVAGLAAASDVVVSIVGYPADVEQIYLGPEGVLENAGQGTLAIDMTTSDPALAEKIWQQGREKGVAVLDAPVSGGDLGAKNATLSIMVGGDEADFTAALPVLEVMGKNIVFQGKAGAGQHTKMANQIAIAAGMVAVCESLAYAKRSGLDPETVLESIGQGAAGSWSLNNLGPRIINEDDRPGFFIKHFIKDMGIARSAAKTMKLETPGLDLAYSLYKKLEELGLEDKGTQALYKLFE; this is translated from the coding sequence ATGAGTGAAAAAACAATTGGATTTATCGGGCTGGGGGTGATGGGGCATTCCATGGCCGGCCATCTTTTGGATGCCGGATACAAGATGCAGGTCTACACCCGGACAAAGAAAAAGGCCGAGGCCCTGGTCGCCAGGGGAGCGGTATGGGCCGATTCCGTGGCCGGCCTGGCCGCGGCATCGGATGTGGTGGTTTCCATTGTGGGATACCCGGCCGATGTGGAACAGATTTACCTGGGACCGGAGGGTGTCCTGGAAAACGCAGGCCAGGGCACCCTGGCCATTGACATGACCACCTCGGACCCGGCCCTGGCGGAAAAGATATGGCAGCAGGGCAGGGAAAAGGGTGTGGCCGTGCTGGACGCCCCGGTTTCCGGCGGGGACCTGGGGGCAAAAAATGCCACCCTTTCTATCATGGTGGGGGGGGATGAGGCTGATTTCACTGCGGCATTGCCCGTGCTGGAGGTTATGGGGAAAAATATCGTGTTCCAGGGCAAGGCCGGTGCCGGGCAGCACACAAAAATGGCCAACCAGATCGCCATTGCGGCGGGCATGGTGGCTGTTTGCGAATCCCTGGCCTATGCCAAGCGGTCAGGCCTGGATCCGGAAACCGTGCTGGAAAGCATCGGCCAGGGCGCCGCAGGCTCCTGGTCCCTGAACAATCTGGGGCCCCGGATTATCAATGAAGATGACCGCCCCGGTTTTTTCATCAAACATTTCATCAAGGATATGGGCATTGCCAGGTCTGCGGCCAAAACCATGAAACTGGAAACCCCGGGCCTGGATCTGGCCTATTCCTTGTATAAGAAATTGGAAGAGCTGGGGCTGGAGGACAAGGGCACCCAGGCCCTGTATAAATTATTCGAGTAA
- a CDS encoding amidohydrolase family protein, producing the protein MSEKKILLKNGTIVDGTGTGKYTGDLLIKGDRIAAVSPSAISADADCIDCTGRIIAPGFIDMHSHNDWFMAKERPGFTTPFTEQGITTFIGGNCGFAAAGLEAGSPHKPFIEENNLFRAGTPELEWDSLSSYRQVLESRGMTHNLAVLAGHGTARASLCAWDPAPLSQERMDRLLRLLETTMDQGAKGVSFGLQYAPGLFSQKEEIRRIAERVRSKDKIVTIHLKAYSSVSATYPVIPLGKPHNLIALEEALDLARETGVKLQLSHMIFVGQKSWKTFDRAMALIDQARSQGLDVGLDTYAYHCGASVITVLLPDWFMAKAPGSYEDPAMIFRVRILAALSFRLLGFGFQDIQIASALHPPFEKFNGMFLSDIAKARRVSPFKNYMDFVRESRGNARVIMHKYTNPEIVDALAAHPASLFMTDAWAEPDGLQNPAVYGCFPRFLQSAREKQTLTLEKTVHKMTGASAARFNLRDRGTLEKGKAADITVFDWEQVRDNTTLDRTDARPSGIEIVFINGTKVVEGGRADTGLRAGRFLE; encoded by the coding sequence ATGTCCGAAAAGAAGATTTTGCTGAAAAACGGTACCATTGTGGACGGTACCGGCACCGGAAAATATACAGGCGACCTGCTCATCAAAGGAGACCGGATCGCGGCCGTCTCACCTTCGGCCATTTCTGCAGACGCGGACTGCATAGACTGCACCGGGAGAATCATTGCCCCGGGCTTCATCGATATGCACTCCCACAACGACTGGTTCATGGCCAAGGAGCGCCCGGGCTTCACCACCCCCTTCACGGAACAGGGCATCACGACCTTCATCGGCGGCAACTGCGGATTTGCCGCCGCCGGCCTTGAAGCGGGCTCCCCCCATAAACCCTTCATTGAAGAGAACAACCTATTCCGGGCCGGTACGCCGGAACTGGAGTGGGACTCCCTGTCCAGCTACAGGCAGGTACTGGAATCCAGGGGAATGACCCACAACCTGGCCGTCCTGGCCGGACACGGCACTGCCAGGGCCTCTTTGTGCGCCTGGGACCCCGCCCCCCTTTCCCAGGAAAGAATGGACCGGCTTCTCAGGCTGCTGGAAACAACCATGGACCAGGGGGCCAAGGGGGTCTCCTTTGGTCTCCAGTACGCCCCTGGACTCTTTTCCCAAAAAGAAGAGATCCGTAGAATTGCCGAGCGGGTCCGGTCTAAGGATAAAATTGTCACCATCCACCTCAAGGCCTATTCCTCGGTTTCGGCCACATATCCGGTCATCCCCCTGGGCAAACCCCACAACCTCATCGCCCTGGAAGAGGCCCTGGACCTGGCCCGGGAAACAGGGGTGAAACTCCAGCTCTCCCATATGATCTTTGTGGGACAAAAAAGCTGGAAAACCTTTGACAGGGCCATGGCCCTCATTGACCAGGCCCGGTCCCAGGGCCTTGATGTGGGCCTGGACACCTACGCCTATCACTGCGGCGCCTCGGTGATCACCGTGTTGCTGCCGGACTGGTTCATGGCCAAAGCCCCCGGCAGCTATGAAGACCCTGCCATGATTTTCCGGGTACGCATTCTGGCCGCCCTCTCCTTCCGCCTGCTGGGGTTCGGATTCCAGGATATCCAGATCGCATCGGCCCTTCACCCGCCCTTTGAAAAGTTCAACGGCATGTTCCTCTCGGACATTGCAAAGGCCCGCAGGGTATCCCCCTTCAAGAATTATATGGATTTTGTCCGGGAAAGCCGCGGAAATGCCAGGGTGATCATGCACAAATACACCAATCCCGAAATTGTCGACGCCCTGGCCGCCCACCCGGCCTCGCTGTTCATGACGGATGCCTGGGCCGAGCCCGACGGCCTCCAGAACCCGGCGGTTTACGGGTGTTTCCCCCGGTTCCTCCAGTCCGCCAGAGAAAAACAGACCCTGACACTGGAAAAAACGGTACACAAAATGACCGGGGCCAGCGCCGCCCGGTTCAATCTAAGGGACAGGGGAACCCTGGAAAAGGGAAAGGCAGCCGACATCACCGTTTTTGACTGGGAGCAGGTCAGGGACAACACCACCCTGGACCGCACCGACGCCCGCCCCTCCGGCATTGAAATTGTTTTTATCAACGGCACCAAAGTGGTTGAAGGGGGCAGGGCTGACACCGGCCTCAGGGCGGGCCGGTTCCTCGAATAA
- a CDS encoding sigma 54-interacting transcriptional regulator encodes MVLRNNPSAPPLLDVEGIDFLSVLDRLDDGVMITDRRGTIHFYNRAQAKIDGIPAEEAMGMKVTQIYELNRRTSLVMQSIIHNASIKNKTFFYRTAAGKVVNSITSAYPLYTKTGKVNGAICFVKDYERLRRSTPMPPREPFHTDLGNGTRFRFSDIIGSSHWLKKVIGIAKKAADSASPIMIQGETGTGKELVAQAIHNHSPRRDQKFVAVNCAAIPHDLLEGMLFGTSRGAFTGALDKPGLFEMAHGSTIFLDELLAMPVDLQAKLLRALQDKRVRRLGSLKETRVDVKIISSVNQDPRTAIREEKLRTDLYYRLGVVMVKLPPLRQRLDTMEELAGHFIKKYNTRLGTNVKSISREVMELFMAYRWPGNIRELEHLIEGAMNMAGQDEAMGIQHFGPGLDCLEHMDTECMDPAITMITQPPQLPVHEAAEPPENFTRTQKQREETAVKAAMTKAAGNVTRAAEILGISRQLLHYKLKKLGLRRVDFMR; translated from the coding sequence ATGGTATTGAGAAACAACCCGTCTGCCCCGCCGCTGCTGGATGTGGAGGGGATTGATTTTCTTTCGGTGCTGGACCGTCTGGACGACGGGGTAATGATTACGGACCGGAGGGGCACCATCCATTTTTACAACCGTGCCCAGGCCAAAATCGACGGCATTCCCGCCGAAGAGGCCATGGGCATGAAGGTTACCCAGATCTACGAATTGAACCGGCGCACCTCCCTGGTGATGCAAAGCATCATTCACAATGCCTCAATCAAAAACAAAACCTTTTTCTACCGTACCGCCGCGGGCAAGGTGGTCAACTCCATTACCTCTGCCTATCCCCTGTATACAAAAACCGGAAAAGTCAACGGGGCCATCTGCTTTGTCAAAGATTACGAACGCCTGCGCCGCTCCACCCCCATGCCCCCGAGAGAGCCCTTTCACACGGACCTGGGCAACGGCACCCGGTTCAGGTTTTCAGATATCATCGGCTCAAGCCACTGGCTGAAAAAGGTGATCGGCATTGCCAAAAAAGCAGCGGATTCGGCATCCCCCATCATGATCCAGGGGGAAACCGGCACGGGCAAAGAACTGGTTGCCCAGGCCATCCATAACCACAGCCCCCGCCGGGACCAGAAATTTGTGGCCGTCAACTGCGCGGCCATCCCCCATGACCTGCTGGAGGGCATGCTTTTCGGCACCAGCCGCGGGGCGTTCACCGGTGCCCTGGATAAACCCGGCCTTTTTGAAATGGCCCACGGCAGCACCATTTTCCTGGACGAACTGCTGGCCATGCCTGTGGATCTCCAGGCCAAACTGCTCCGGGCACTCCAGGACAAACGGGTGAGGCGTCTGGGCTCTCTCAAGGAAACCCGGGTGGATGTAAAGATAATTTCCTCGGTGAACCAGGATCCGAGAACGGCCATCCGGGAAGAAAAATTACGCACCGACCTGTACTACCGTCTGGGGGTGGTCATGGTGAAGCTGCCGCCCCTGAGGCAGCGCCTGGACACCATGGAGGAACTGGCCGGTCATTTCATCAAAAAATACAATACCCGCCTGGGTACCAATGTAAAATCCATTTCAAGGGAAGTGATGGAATTATTCATGGCCTACCGGTGGCCCGGAAATATACGGGAACTGGAACATCTCATTGAGGGGGCCATGAATATGGCGGGCCAGGATGAAGCCATGGGCATCCAGCATTTCGGCCCGGGGCTGGACTGCCTGGAACACATGGATACCGAATGCATGGACCCGGCAATCACCATGATAACCCAACCGCCCCAACTCCCGGTCCACGAGGCGGCAGAACCGCCCGAAAACTTTACCCGGACCCAGAAGCAGCGGGAAGAAACCGCCGTAAAAGCCGCCATGACAAAGGCTGCGGGCAATGTGACCCGGGCAGCAGAAATACTAGGCATTTCGCGACAGCTCCTCCACTACAAGCTGAAAAAGCTGGGATTGCGCCGCGTCGATTTTATGCGTTAG